From the genome of Solibacillus sp. FSL H8-0538:
TGCTCGTCGAAATAATACCCAAATGCTTCTCCAACAGCACCTTTTTCGGCTAGCAATTGTCGGTCTTGCGCTGAACTATTGCGCCTATTTGCCATTTCCTTTGCTGCGCCAATGCCATGAATCACAATATTCACCGTATCATAGAGCGCCATCATATCTTTAACAATTGGCTCTTCCTTCATCGCTTGGTATGCCTGCTCACTTAAATATTCGGGTAAAAATAGTGAACGGTAAGTGCTGTCACATTGCTCTGCAAACTGTGCAACAAGCGTATTTGCCTGTAAGCTCATTTCATCCCCGATACCGCCACGTGCGGCAATAAACTGCACGCTGTTTAATGGCTTTACAGGTGATAAAAAACTTGTTAATGCGGCAACAGAACTTCCACCTGTAACAGCAACCTTGCTATTTTCTATCGCACTATTTGCCAGCACGGTACTGGCTTCTTTACCAAGCTGCGATAAGATTGTCGCATCCTGTGCTACATCACCTGGAACGATAATAACCTTTTCGATACTAAAACGTGCGGCAAGCTGTTGTTCTTTATGGGCAAGCCCGGATAGTTCATGGATCAATGCTTTCAGCTGCTCTAATACTTCATATCCTTGTTGCGTGCAAACCATACCCTTTTGTTGAATCGCAATTAATTGCTGTTCATTTAAGGTTGTCGTTTCGTTGCGAATTTCTCGCTCCGTAAGCTGCAATTGATCTGCTAATGTGCGCCGCCCAATTGGACCTGTTAAAAAAACTGCTTGTAAAATACGAAACCGCTTTTTTAATAGCATATCCATTTCAGGCATAAGCCTTCGCTCAGCTTCAAAAAATGAAAATCCGTCCAAAAAAAATCACCTACTAAATATAGCTGGGCGATTCCTGTCCCATGCCGTAAAATTTTGTCCCACTTGTAGCAAAAAAAATACTTCCTGCACTTATTATAAGATGAATACTTTTCGGAAGCAAATGTTTTTTCATTTATTAGATAATTTATCTATTAAAAGGCGTCAGCTCAATCGCTAAACGCCTCAAGTAATGTGGGATAATCAAGTAGACCATATTGAATGATTTGTCCATCTCGCTCCACAACAGGAATCATGACCATGAATTTCTCATGTAGCGCTTCGTCTTCTTCAATATTAATAATGTCGATTGCAAATGAGAAATCCTCTTGTACAAGTTTAAGCTGCTGCAAGCCTTTAACACATAGCTCACAATTCGGTCTACTGTAAAATTGAACCTTCATAAAATGAATCGCCTCCTGTGTTTATTATAAGGGAATTTTTAGTTGAGATGTAGTTGGTTTAATCGATAACTACCTATTCATTTTTTGATAAACCAATTACTTCATTCAAAACTTACGTATAGATCATTACGAAAACGACCAAACTTTTCAATGAACGATGAAGAAATGGAGGAGAACAAATTGAACGAAAATATGTCTAACGATTATTCAGCCAATAATGAAATACCCCCACTATCTATGAATCACGGTGCCCATGAAGTATTGGATGTGCATGAAGTACTCAGTTCAATGATTGGTGGTTTAAACCATTACGTTTTACTACGTGATCAAGTACAATGTCCGGAGCTTCTTTCTATTTTAGACAAACAATATGCATTCATGCTTGA
Proteins encoded in this window:
- a CDS encoding sugar-binding transcriptional regulator is translated as MDGFSFFEAERRLMPEMDMLLKKRFRILQAVFLTGPIGRRTLADQLQLTEREIRNETTTLNEQQLIAIQQKGMVCTQQGYEVLEQLKALIHELSGLAHKEQQLAARFSIEKVIIVPGDVAQDATILSQLGKEASTVLANSAIENSKVAVTGGSSVAALTSFLSPVKPLNSVQFIAARGGIGDEMSLQANTLVAQFAEQCDSTYRSLFLPEYLSEQAYQAMKEEPIVKDMMALYDTVNIVIHGIGAAKEMANRRNSSAQDRQLLAEKGAVGEAFGYYFDEQGEIVHHIHTIGIQLTQVRKSDKVIAIAAGVEKANAIQAYFKNAAPQTILITDERAANEILTSYSAL
- a CDS encoding glutaredoxin family protein, whose protein sequence is MKVQFYSRPNCELCVKGLQQLKLVQEDFSFAIDIINIEEDEALHEKFMVMIPVVERDGQIIQYGLLDYPTLLEAFSD